In one window of Microbacterium dextranolyticum DNA:
- a CDS encoding aldo/keto reductase has protein sequence MTRIGSSDLDVFPLALGGNVFGWTADRDESFRILDVFREGGGDFIDTADSYSAWAPGHSGGESETIIGEWLASRRPEGVTVATKVSQHPQYKGLSGSNVRAAAEASLARLGVERIDLYYAHFDDAETPLEETVAAFGQLVADGLVRYTAVSNYSADRIREWVRIARELGVAEPVAIQPHYNLVHRETENDIVPVAEEFGLSLVPYFSLAKGFLTGKYRSTDASAHDTPRAEGAAVYATPQGLQILDVLERIGAAHDVSIAATSLAWLRAKPTVVAPIASASKLSQVQDLLDGGRIELTSDEVAELDEVSEWTPADM, from the coding sequence ATGACCCGTATCGGCAGCAGTGACCTCGACGTCTTCCCCCTCGCCCTCGGCGGCAACGTGTTCGGCTGGACGGCCGATCGCGACGAGTCCTTCCGCATCCTCGACGTCTTCCGCGAAGGTGGCGGCGACTTCATCGACACCGCCGACTCGTACAGTGCGTGGGCCCCCGGGCACAGCGGCGGCGAGAGCGAGACGATCATCGGCGAATGGCTCGCCAGCCGCCGCCCCGAGGGCGTGACGGTCGCGACCAAGGTCAGCCAGCACCCGCAGTACAAGGGCCTGTCGGGCTCGAACGTGCGGGCGGCGGCCGAGGCATCCCTCGCACGCCTGGGCGTCGAGCGGATCGATCTCTACTACGCGCACTTCGACGACGCCGAGACCCCGCTCGAAGAGACCGTCGCCGCTTTCGGTCAGCTCGTGGCCGACGGACTCGTGCGCTACACGGCGGTGTCGAACTACTCCGCAGACCGCATCCGCGAGTGGGTGCGCATCGCCCGCGAGCTCGGTGTCGCCGAGCCGGTCGCGATCCAGCCGCACTACAACCTCGTGCATCGCGAGACCGAGAACGACATCGTCCCCGTCGCCGAAGAGTTCGGGCTGTCGCTGGTGCCGTACTTCTCGCTCGCGAAGGGCTTTCTGACGGGCAAGTACCGCTCGACGGATGCCTCCGCGCACGACACCCCGCGGGCCGAGGGCGCCGCCGTGTACGCGACACCGCAGGGCCTGCAGATCCTCGACGTGCTCGAGCGCATCGGCGCGGCGCACGACGTCTCGATCGCGGCCACGTCGCTCGCCTGGCTGCGTGCGAAGCCGACGGTCGTCGCCCCCATCGCGTCGGCGTCCAAGCTCTCGCAGGTACAGGACCTGCTCGACGGTGGGCGCATCGAGCTCACCTCCGACGAGGTCGCCGAGCTCGACGAGGTCTCGGAGTGGACTCCCGCCGACATGTGA
- a CDS encoding FBP domain-containing protein, with translation MHALTEAQIRASLINVTQSERRNLTLPGDVSDTPWDALQFYGARDRKLALVGYVVVELDGIPTGLLLRQADARPRSRAQCAWCADIHLPNDVLLFTAKRVGDAGRRGDTVGTLACDRFQCNENARRRPTSTYADFDVEAARQSRIGSLRTHVEDFVRGVRDGL, from the coding sequence ATGCACGCTCTCACCGAAGCCCAGATCCGCGCTTCGCTCATCAACGTCACCCAGTCCGAACGGCGAAACCTCACTCTTCCGGGCGACGTGTCCGACACCCCCTGGGACGCGCTGCAGTTCTATGGAGCGCGCGACCGCAAGCTCGCGCTCGTCGGGTACGTGGTCGTCGAACTCGACGGCATCCCGACGGGGCTTCTGCTGCGCCAGGCCGATGCCCGGCCCCGGAGCCGCGCGCAGTGCGCGTGGTGCGCCGACATCCACCTGCCCAACGACGTGCTGCTGTTCACGGCCAAGCGCGTCGGGGACGCCGGTCGTCGGGGCGACACGGTCGGCACTCTCGCCTGCGATCGCTTCCAATGCAACGAGAACGCCCGCCGCCGCCCGACATCGACGTACGCCGATTTCGACGTCGAAGCCGCGCGCCAGTCGCGCATCGGGTCGCTGCGCACCCATGTCGAGGACTTCGTCCGCGGGGTTCGCGACGGGCTCTGA
- a CDS encoding LLM class flavin-dependent oxidoreductase, giving the protein MERFGTLSFGHYGPLGGGRELTAGDMLHQAIDLAQGMDEIGVNGVAVRVHHFARQQAAPMPLLAAMAAKTQRIEVGTGVIDMRYENPLYLAEEAAAVDLISDGRLALGVSRGSPETVVRGYEAFGYTAEDPRGADLAREHFDLFLRAIEGEGLAERDADSPFGGGHGMQRIEPHSPGLRSRVWWGAGSRDTAEWAGRMGLNLMSSTLVTEADGRPFDVLQAEQIDRFRTAWTDAGHAGTPRVSVSRSVFPITTAEDEMYFGHSNEGDGIGYIDGFRSTFGKTYAAAPDVLVEQLMQDAAVMSADTLMLTIPSQLGVAFNLRVIESFATHVAPALGWKPNTEH; this is encoded by the coding sequence ATGGAACGCTTCGGAACTCTGTCTTTCGGCCACTACGGCCCCCTCGGCGGCGGGCGCGAGCTCACCGCCGGCGACATGCTGCATCAGGCGATCGACCTCGCGCAGGGCATGGATGAGATCGGGGTGAACGGCGTGGCGGTGCGCGTGCACCACTTCGCCCGCCAGCAGGCCGCGCCCATGCCGCTCTTGGCGGCGATGGCGGCCAAGACGCAGCGCATCGAGGTCGGCACGGGCGTCATCGACATGCGGTACGAAAACCCGCTCTACCTCGCCGAAGAGGCGGCCGCCGTCGATCTCATCTCCGACGGACGCCTGGCGCTCGGCGTCAGTCGTGGGTCACCCGAGACGGTCGTGCGCGGCTACGAGGCGTTCGGCTACACCGCCGAAGACCCCCGCGGCGCCGACCTCGCGCGCGAGCATTTCGACCTGTTCCTGCGCGCCATCGAGGGCGAGGGCCTCGCCGAGCGCGACGCCGACTCGCCGTTCGGCGGCGGGCACGGCATGCAGCGCATCGAGCCGCACTCCCCCGGCCTGCGCTCGCGCGTGTGGTGGGGCGCCGGCTCACGCGACACGGCCGAGTGGGCGGGCCGCATGGGGCTGAATCTCATGTCGTCGACGCTCGTCACCGAGGCCGACGGACGACCCTTCGACGTGCTGCAGGCCGAGCAGATCGACCGCTTCCGCACGGCCTGGACGGATGCCGGGCACGCCGGCACGCCGCGCGTGTCGGTGAGCCGGTCGGTGTTCCCCATCACGACGGCCGAAGACGAGATGTATTTCGGCCACTCGAACGAGGGCGACGGCATCGGCTACATCGACGGCTTCCGTTCGACGTTCGGCAAGACCTATGCCGCCGCGCCCGACGTCCTCGTCGAGCAGCTGATGCAGGATGCCGCGGTCATGTCGGCCGACACGCTGATGCTGACGATCCCGAGCCAGCTCGGCGTCGCCTTCAACCTCCGTGTCATCGAGTCCTTCGCGACGCACGTCGCACCGGCTCTCGGCTGGAAGCCGAACACCGAGCACTGA
- a CDS encoding glycosyltransferase: MPYDELLARTSVLVTNGGYGGLHHAMRHGVPIVIAGDSEDKVETSARVQYARVGVNLRTGRPTPDAIRSAVRRILDDPSYAANARRIGDAIAVASGAPGLVDDIERMLAVRA, translated from the coding sequence CTGCCGTACGACGAGCTTCTCGCCCGTACCAGCGTGCTCGTGACCAACGGCGGGTATGGCGGGCTGCATCACGCGATGCGCCACGGCGTGCCGATCGTGATCGCCGGCGATTCCGAAGACAAGGTCGAGACGTCCGCGCGGGTGCAGTACGCCCGGGTGGGCGTCAACCTGCGGACGGGGCGACCGACTCCGGACGCGATCCGCTCGGCGGTGCGCCGCATCCTCGACGATCCCTCCTACGCGGCCAACGCGCGTCGCATCGGCGATGCCATTGCGGTGGCTTCGGGAGCGCCGGGACTCGTGGACGACATCGAGAGGATGCTCGCCGTCCGCGCGTGA
- a CDS encoding TetR/AcrR family transcriptional regulator yields MPRSYHSPQRQAEAAATRATIVEAAARLFIRDGYVATSIKAIAAEAGVSVPTVHLNGPKHALLIAAFERTFAGDEGRHSLTERPELVSIMSESDTDTAIARYVDFLIDANRRAAAIVRAMLAAADSDDQVRAAYLDLEMRRHRDMTIAAGWFLQRGRIRVDQLADAADVLGLLTGADPWTHLIVVRGWDIAAYRSWLIAQLTRLSDNLA; encoded by the coding sequence GTGCCCCGGAGCTATCACTCACCCCAGCGCCAGGCGGAGGCCGCGGCGACCCGCGCGACCATCGTCGAGGCCGCCGCGCGCCTATTCATCCGCGACGGATATGTCGCCACGTCGATCAAGGCGATCGCGGCAGAGGCGGGGGTCTCGGTTCCGACGGTGCATCTGAACGGGCCCAAGCATGCGCTCCTCATCGCCGCATTCGAGCGCACGTTCGCCGGTGACGAAGGACGGCACTCCCTCACCGAACGCCCCGAGCTGGTGTCGATCATGAGCGAATCCGACACCGACACGGCCATCGCGCGCTACGTCGACTTCCTCATCGATGCCAACCGGCGCGCCGCGGCGATCGTGCGCGCGATGCTTGCCGCCGCCGACAGCGACGACCAGGTGCGCGCCGCCTATCTCGATCTCGAGATGCGCCGGCACCGCGATATGACGATCGCGGCGGGATGGTTCCTGCAGCGCGGCCGCATCCGCGTCGATCAGCTCGCTGATGCCGCCGACGTGCTGGGCCTGCTCACCGGCGCCGACCCGTGGACGCACCTCATCGTCGTTCGCGGGTGGGACATCGCCGCCTACCGGTCGTGGCTGATCGCCCAACTGACCCGTCTGTCCGACAACCTCGCCTAG